One region of Yersinia bercovieri ATCC 43970 genomic DNA includes:
- the satP gene encoding acetate uptake transporter, which produces MNTTKLANPGPLGLMGFGMTTVLLNLHNAGFFPLTSVILSMGIFYGGLAQILAGLLEYKKGNTFAATAFTSYGAFWLSLVGLLMLPKMGLAEATDAQFLGVYLGLWGIFTLFMFFGTLPANRALQFVFGSLTLLFALLAVGNFTGNHSLLVFAGFEGIICGASAIYLAMAEVLNEQYGRTVLPIGEPSQSLQLQPVA; this is translated from the coding sequence ATGAACACCACCAAGTTGGCGAATCCTGGCCCATTAGGCCTAATGGGCTTTGGGATGACTACCGTCTTGCTTAACCTGCACAACGCAGGCTTCTTTCCCCTGACCTCTGTCATTCTGAGTATGGGGATTTTTTACGGCGGTCTGGCACAAATTTTGGCCGGTTTGTTGGAGTACAAAAAGGGGAATACCTTTGCCGCAACCGCCTTTACCTCATATGGCGCATTCTGGCTGAGTCTGGTTGGCTTACTGATGTTGCCTAAAATGGGTCTGGCGGAGGCAACTGATGCACAATTCCTCGGCGTTTATTTAGGTCTGTGGGGCATCTTTACACTATTTATGTTCTTCGGCACCTTACCTGCTAACCGCGCCTTGCAGTTTGTTTTCGGCAGTCTGACACTGCTATTTGCGCTACTGGCCGTGGGCAATTTCACCGGTAACCATTCATTGCTGGTCTTTGCTGGCTTCGAAGGGATTATTTGCGGTGCCAGTGCAATTTATCTGGCCATGGCTGAAGTGCTGAACGAACAATATGGTCGTACTGTGCTGCCAATTGGCGAACCAAGCCAAAGTTTACAGCTGCAACCTGTGGCTTAA